The following DNA comes from Alnus glutinosa chromosome 6, dhAlnGlut1.1, whole genome shotgun sequence.
TGCCAATTAGTGTTATGTGATTGTAAATTAGACTTGCCTTTTTCTGCTCATGTATATCAGTATATATTCATGGTTTCAGCATTGGAATAAAATTAAGCTAATAGTTTCCTCTGCATATcaattctcttatttttcttttatttttccatttttttttcttttttatatgaatGAGTAACCTTCATTGAACAAAACAATTGAAAACTTTACAAAGAAAAGTTATAGTAAAACACTAAAGCTTAATAATCCCTATACAAACAAAACTGAACCATTAGGGAAGGGTTTCAATGCATCTTTCTTCCCATTAACATAAAATTCCACAATGGCCTTCATTCTTGCTGGTAATTTGCATGATTAATAATTACTGGTTTGAATTTGCTCGATCAGGTCAATTAGCATCTTGCCTCACACTCTTGAAGTGTGAAGCCCATCATGCATTACCCTGCAGGATGTGAAAGGTAAACCTAAAATAGACTAGTTCCTCATGAAAAACTGTCTGATACCAGAGTTTGGCTCCCTATAAACTCGATTGGTACACAATCAAAATTTGCATCATATGAGCATATCGAGCCCATCCCATTGTAGGTTCATCAATGACATCATTGCAGCCATAAGCTGTCATGTTATCATGACCATCAGTCATGGACTCCACATTTGAATCCCGATAGAGATTGAAAAGGATTATGCAACACAATATCAATATCTGATAGAAAAACACTAATAACCCAACTGCAAAAACTCCCTCAGATACGAAACTTCAACTTGGAGATAAATATTTTGCTAGGAGAATTTAGCATGAGAGCATATGGAGACTATAGATGAGGAAACTTGCATTGACATTCGCTTGGGGCAATGACATATTTcaataattatacaatacaTGTGAGACAAGATTACATATATCTTAGAACTATCCAAAATGAAACTTTTGAGATCTCGTCATAAAAGAGTAAAAGAATACTCATTTTCCTCTGTAGTAAGCTTTTTGAGCTTTTTCTCTTGCAGCAAAATATGTGCATCCTTCATTTTCCTTTGTCTATTGTTATTGGCATCCTCATCGTCACTGACAACAATGGCATCCTCATTTGATGTAGAGGCGTaatgaataattttttcatCAACAACCCCTTCGTATACTAGATAGACCTCTATCTTCTTAACAATGATTTCAGGTCCCCAATCTACAACAACCTCCGCTTCGTCACCATACTTAAAATCATTGGTAAGAACAATATTGCGTAGCAATAAGTGATCTCCAAGAGGGAATGGGCCACCGGCTGTTTCTGCCAGATTGGTCAAAATAGTATTCTTGGTATGGTTGATAAATGACATGCTACCTTTATATGAAGATAATATCGAAACATGTGATGAACAGACAACGCATACACCAAACTCTTTCAATATGGGATCACCAATAGGTATTTCAAAATGTACCGAGGGTCCCTCACACTGATATGTGAACCAATCAGGAATTTGATTGCCAGGGAGGAAAATGCCAAACACACTACCAACTCCACGCGTAGCCCATTCCTGTTACATAAGGAAGGAGGATGAtgtgtgttaaagtattaattaaataatgcgAGAGAAGTGGAGATTTAAAGTAATGCTCTATTCAAGGACGACTCATGTCTTCCTTgagtcctcccaaaattgatgtggtctaaTTACCATTAGATGTGTGataaatcaccattggatcaaaatcgaatgataattttaaaagcaacatcaattttgagaggactCAAGGAGTATAGTCCtccttataacattactcatagatTTAATCAAATATCATAGAAGAGGTCCTATATCATAGAGAGAGAAACATGTACCTGTAGGAAGTTTTGCTTAAAAGTATTTGTCAGATTTATGCACCCTTCCATACCAACAGATACAATGGGATTTGACCGCTTATCCAGACCTGGAATTTCCACTAATTTGTGGCAGTTAGTAAGGTATAGACCGTTCATCTTTGAAAGCTTTGATAAATCCGACATTCTTTCTAGCGTCGTGCATTGTTTTACATCTAAAAAAATCAAGCTTTCTGGTAAATTTGGAATTGATTTAAGGTTTTTGCAACGATCCAATCTGAGATCTTGAAGCCTCGAAAGACCTCCTAAGCTTGCTGATAGACTTTCAAAACTATTGCATCTTAAAtctaaaatttgaagagaaCATAAATTCCAAAGATCTGCAGGAATTGCATCGTCTGATAAATTGCACTCCCAGAGACATAAGTGTGTTAGTGAGTTCAAGCCTTGTAGCACTATTGGCAGTAGATTGACTGACTTGAGACTTTTCCTTGGTGATATCCAGGACCAAAAGAGTGAAGGCAATGGCTCGGACAATGATCCTTTACACCCATATAGAGATAAATATTTGAGGTTCTTTAGTTGCACTAAACTAAAAGGCACTTGCCTTATAGCAGTTCTGTCCGCAAGAAGAATTGTCAATGATTCCATCTCCCCTAAGTTTTCAGCCAAATTGTCTATTTTAGAACACCCAGAAAGAATAAGAGTTTCCAAAGACTTCAACTTATAGAAACTCCTTGGCAAACTCTTAAGAAATTTGCAATCTTTCAAATTCACCAAAACAAGATTACTAAGATCTCCAATGGAGTGGTGAACCTCAAACAAACTCGTACAATCCTCGAGTATTAATTGCTCAAGATTGGAGAGTTTATAAAAGTCAGGGTCTGCCTCAGATAATGAGAGTGATTAAGATTTAGAATTTTCATCTTCTCAAGCAACTGCTAaacaaatgagaaaaataaacaatgaaaAATGAAGGAAATCACAATATTAGAGCctagaacattaaaaaaaaaaaaaaaaaaattattgattattGTACGTGAGGAACTTTCCATACTCTTTTGAGATTGCTATATTGTAAGTCCAACACAACTAGGTTTTTTGGATAAAAGTCATTGGGCATAAAATTTAGAGGGAATCCATGCCAGCGAATCCACCTTAATTCTTTGGAAAGATATTTATAGGCTCCAGTGAATTGTACGTGATCAAGTTGGAGTAATCTTAATCTCTGCATCTTTCTAAATGCTTTTGAATTGAAATTCACCTTACTTAGACTTGGCAATTCTAAAGTAAGTCCTTCAACTGCATTTGTTccctgtaaaaaaaataaaaaattgcatgaGACAAGTGAATATCCAGATTTATTAcataagcttttaggataattgatgatttaacacaGTATCAAGCATTTGGGGCAATTGATGATCTAATATGGTATGACAGCAAAGGTTCTGAGCTTGAACCTTGTCTTCGTAATTCACCTCCCATTTCTATTACATATTCGATGTATTGGCTCACATATTAAAGtcttagaatattaattaagtgattaaattcattatttcttaTAAGTGGTGGTGGCGTTAACAATTTTGGTCAACCAACATGCTttcttgttaattaattatttcatttatttcgcCTTGCTTAATATAATGTAATCATGTTTGCaactacaaaaacaaaagaatgatgTTAGCAAAGAAAACAACTATTCCTATTTTCAAATAAGAAATATAAGATTTACACTCTCAAGGCATGTAATCAGCATGAATTGGTATATATGCATTTGCTTCCCAAATAACACAtgtattagaaaataaattgctctatttttctttcaattttttcaattgagAAAGTTCTTATTACCTCGCGCTTTGTCAATATATCAAATGCATCCTCATGCCGCCATAATCTACTCCATTTCCCAGGTTCGTTTGGGTGTTTTTCACGAACGATTTCTCTTCCCATGTCTCGCAACAAATCATGCATGGTAAACGTGTTTCTCCCACTAACTTTAAGAAGACACCGTTGAATAAGGACACTAATTCCAATCTTTAGAAAAAAACCACAACCATCCAATATTTTTACAACATACTTTGTGTCCATTCCGATGAAGAAACATGCGATGTCAATGAATATATCCTTTTCAGTATTGTCACTTAGTCCATCGAAACTTATTCTaagtttattttgaatttgCTCATGAGGAATCCTCTTCAATTTATCTAATGCACTTTTCCATTCTAGCATGCTCCTAGAGAAAAGGAATGAGCCCAAAACTTCAAGAGCTAGTGGCAATCCTCCACAGTAAGCAATGCCACTTCTTGACAAATCAGTATAATCTTCAGTAGGATAGCTATTCCTAAAGGCATGCCAACTAAAGAGCTCAAGAGATTCACTATCATTCATTGTTGAAACTGTATATACATTATTCACTTCTAGCTCCTTTAGCAAGTGCTCATCTCTTGTTGTTATAATAATTCTACTTCCCGAACCAAACCAATCACGCCTTCTACATATGGCATTCAGTTGCTCCATATGGTCTACATCATCAAGTATCACAAGTATTGCTTTATTACAAAGTCTTTCTTTAATCATATTGATTCCTCTGTCAACACTACTTATCTTTATCTCGCTTGTCTTCAAGATGTCAGAAAGAAGTTGTTGGAGATGAACTTGGCCCCTAGGTTCCTTGGAAGTTTCCCTAACATTTGCAAGGAAACTTTTACCTTCAAATCCATGGAAATATTGGTTATAAATAGCTTTAGCAATGGTTATTTTTCCAATTCCGCCCATACCCAAGATTCCTACCAGGCAAACATCACTAACTCCGACATTTAACAAAAAAGTTATGTCTTGAACACGAGAATCTACTCCAACTGGGTAGAGTGCTATAAACAAGTGGTTGCTGTTCAATTCTCTTGTAATCTCTTTAACAATTTTCCTGATAAACTTTGCTTCATGCctagaaattattttcagaagtTAGGTAGAGTCACATTATACaagagagaattgaaatataagtttCATATACACGAATATGTAAAAACATAGAACACATTAGTTTTGGCCATTATCCTTAACTCATTAGCATTTACAATACTACTAGGGCAAAGTTTGAATAAACTAAATTTTTGTACCATAGAATTATGTTATAAGTACgtgaatccataaaaaaaataagtgagtATCACTTGGTTAATTAGCCAATAAAGTTTATATTGTGCAACAGATCATGATCacaataaataatacaaaatgatCACACACAATAGTACAAGAGAATTTCATGATGCTCTCGATTTAAGGTATGTCCATGAGAGaagactagaaaaaaaaaatcaattaccCAAAGAATTGGAGTACAAAAGAGTGGCAATGAAATATCTTTCAAACCCAAAATGCAATACACTCAAAACCTCATTCTCTCACACAAGACCAAAGGAATTACTCTTGCTTTTAATTCTATggcaaaaagtagtgttttTCTTCTAAGTAACACTCTTTTCAACCCTGTAGTACAGCTACcaaagtaagattttttttttttttttctgtgtcaCAATTGCAAAAggttttcttcattttccttttctctagTACAACGACTCTAGGCCTTGTTTAACCACTAAGTTttcatcttatttgaatttagtccttgaaatttcatttttaagaATTTAGTCCTTAAGTTTTACACAAGTTTTAAATTAGTCCCTCTACCACTTTACTGTTAAAATTAAGGGAAAGATATCAAAATGCCCCCTGaactaacaaccgattttagaatagccccATAAATTTTCAAGTATACTAACGTAACCCATCAAACTagcaaagtgtgccaaaaatgctacttttgtcaaaatattcctataatacccctattctcttaaaaactaaactaaatattaaatgcaaaatcaatccatgtggttgacctaaattataaatcgctcATTACGGAACAAAAAATAGGGTCAAATACCTCATTGATACCTGAATtttaagcatttttaaatttaatacctgAGTTTAATTTgcatcataggtggtacctgagttagaggtaaaaactcatttggtacatttgttagattttttgtccaaattttaacggcttgccacgtgtcaattgctgaggttgacatgtggtactatataaaaaataaaaaataaataaaaatctttaaaaaataattaaaaataataaaattgaaaaaaaaaaaggaagaggggTGACTAAGCCAACCCTTGGCCAGTatggggggtggtttggccaccctgtggcagaaaaaataaaataaaaaataaaaataaaatattatgggttttggcccttgggggtggccgaaccagcCCCATAGGCCacggggtggttcggccaccccttggTCGGcaggtctgggggtggccaaaccactctcGTGGCCCTAGGGGATGATTCGGTGACCCCTATGGGCCAAAGCCcatcaaaaaatatttgagggtttgcccatgggggtggttcgaccacccccaaggtccaaaacccatcattttttttctttttcttttctgccatggggtggccgaaccaccctaaacccagatcggccaagggggtggctcatcCACTCCCCTTTAAAATGggagtggccggccacccctctcctctttctttctttttttatttttaatttttatttttaattttattatttttgttaaagattttatttttatatagtgccacgtgtcaacctcagcagt
Coding sequences within:
- the LOC133871472 gene encoding disease resistance protein RUN1-like, whose product is MRKNFTDHLYFALRDAGIKIFKDDHELQRGEYLASELLRAIQGSKISIIFFSRNYAASRWCLEELVEIMECQRSMTQLFLPIFYDVEPSDVRNQTGSFAEAFAKHEEHYLLDMDKVLRWRRAMCEAANLSGWDLRKTANGHEAKFIRKIVKEITRELNSNHLFIALYPVGVDSRVQDITFLLNVGVSDVCLVGILGMGGIGKITIAKAIYNQYFHGFEGKSFLANVRETSKEPRGQVHLQQLLSDILKTSEIKISSVDRGINMIKERLCNKAILVILDDVDHMEQLNAICRRRDWFGSGSRIIITTRDEHLLKELEVNNVYTVSTMNDSESLELFSWHAFRNSYPTEDYTDLSRSGIAYCGGLPLALEVLGSFLFSRSMLEWKSALDKLKRIPHEQIQNKLRISFDGLSDNTEKDIFIDIACFFIGMDTKYVVKILDGCGFFLKIGISVLIQRCLLKVSGRNTFTMHDLLRDMGREIVREKHPNEPGKWSRLWRHEDAFDILTKREGTNAVEGLTLELPSLSKVNFNSKAFRKMQRLRLLQLDHVQFTGAYKYLSKELRWIRWHGFPLNFMPNDFYPKNLVVLDLQYSNLKRADPDFYKLSNLEQLILEDCTSLFEVHHSIGDLSNLVLVNLKDCKFLKSLPRSFYKLKSLETLILSGCSKIDNLAENLGEMESLTILLADRTAIRQVPFSLVQLKNLKYLSLYGCKGSLSEPLPSLFWSWISPRKSLKSVNLLPIVLQGLNSLTHLCLWECNLSDDAIPADLWNLCSLQILDLRCNSFESLSASLGGLSRLQDLRLDRCKNLKSIPNLPESLIFLDVKQCTTLERMSDLSKLSKMNGLYLTNCHKLVEIPGLDKRSNPIVSVGMEGCINLTNTFKQNFLQEWATRGVGSVFGIFLPGNQIPDWFTYQCEGPSVHFEIPIGDPILKEFGVCVVCSSHVSILSSYKGSMSFINHTKNTILTNLAETAGGPFPLGDHLLLRNIVLTNDFKYGDEAEVVVDWGPEIIVKKIEVYLVYEGVVDEKIIHYASTSNEDAIVVSDDEDANNNRQRKMKDAHILLQEKKLKKLTTEENEYSFTLL